The Burkholderia lata genome contains a region encoding:
- a CDS encoding DUF6600 domain-containing protein, whose product MATLFTLKRTARCTLLAFVALAALPPAFAQSAGAPPYAAAARQAGGDPPSRVARLNYLSGAVTTEPAGTDTWSYAAVNRPLTTGDQLWNDAGARSELHIGSSAVRLGESTSLSVLNLDDTTTQLKVGLGTVSTHVRDLPAGGSYEIDTPNLALGITGPGDYRVDVAPNGASTTVTVRSGSATVYGSNGQYPLSPGQQVVFTGTDLQVAQQSAAPGPDPLDQWAASRDAAEERSVSARYVSRDIPGYQDLDANGTWRETPNYGQVWVPNDTPADWAPYHDGHWIWQAPWGWTWVDDAPWGFAPYHYGRWAYVDDSWAWVPGPLVVSQPPVYAPALVAFVGGGGGPDWSVALTVGGVAAAGCAWFALGPGEPWHPGWGGWSPHYYDRVNRNFVVNNVNVNKTVNVTNITNITNINKTYVNFRAPHAITAVPASAFVHGQPVAHFSQHVDPQQWRNAHVTPGTPGIAPVRQSFTGGLRNASYRPPAAIAQHPYVATRNPAVPAAYRDQAAAHLAQQGGRVPGAGVPVVKTNVPGDYTARPVRVPGEPGGGAWAMHNVQLVNPHGPVVQPGHAPREGQPAAVQAGRPGAPMPGMPNVARPANGENPNAARFANGGMPQAPGNPTPHPAAGPGNGVPHPPVTTIGAAGIGNAHAAEAPSPAWMQPHTPMERQRPAPPTALHAAGQNALPPVRSAAVPHPEGVPTPQGAQPGSRNEAPRALPQPRLDNTAQIPQPRPRPDFQTPTQHGQPQSERAAPAPQPHPEFAQPAPHREVAPPRVNEYRPPAPAVHDMPRPQPQAPRMEPRPQPAPRMEPRPQPAPRMEPRPSMPAPHMEPRPQPAPHVEAPHPSNPPPQGGHEERHRQ is encoded by the coding sequence ATGGCCACCCTGTTCACGCTCAAGCGAACCGCTCGCTGCACGCTGCTCGCGTTCGTCGCGCTTGCGGCACTGCCCCCCGCATTCGCGCAATCGGCCGGCGCCCCGCCCTATGCGGCCGCGGCACGGCAAGCGGGCGGCGATCCGCCCAGCCGTGTCGCGCGACTCAATTACCTGTCGGGCGCCGTGACGACAGAGCCGGCCGGCACCGATACGTGGTCGTATGCCGCCGTGAACCGGCCGCTGACGACCGGCGACCAGCTCTGGAACGATGCCGGTGCACGCTCAGAACTGCACATTGGCTCGAGCGCGGTGCGGCTCGGCGAGTCGACGAGCCTGTCGGTGCTGAATCTCGACGACACGACGACCCAGCTGAAAGTGGGGCTCGGCACCGTATCGACGCACGTGCGCGATCTGCCGGCCGGCGGATCATACGAAATCGACACGCCCAATCTCGCGCTCGGCATCACGGGCCCCGGCGACTATCGCGTCGACGTCGCACCGAACGGTGCGAGCACGACGGTCACGGTGCGTAGCGGCAGTGCGACCGTCTACGGCAGCAACGGCCAGTACCCGCTTTCGCCCGGACAGCAGGTCGTGTTCACGGGCACTGACCTGCAGGTCGCGCAGCAATCGGCCGCCCCGGGCCCCGATCCGCTCGACCAGTGGGCCGCCAGCCGCGACGCGGCCGAGGAGCGCTCGGTGTCGGCCCGTTATGTGTCCCGCGACATTCCCGGCTACCAGGATCTCGACGCGAACGGCACGTGGCGCGAAACCCCGAATTACGGCCAGGTATGGGTACCGAACGACACGCCGGCCGACTGGGCGCCGTATCACGACGGCCACTGGATCTGGCAGGCACCGTGGGGCTGGACGTGGGTCGACGACGCGCCGTGGGGTTTCGCACCGTATCACTACGGCCGCTGGGCATACGTGGACGATAGCTGGGCCTGGGTACCGGGCCCGCTGGTCGTCAGCCAGCCGCCGGTCTATGCACCGGCACTCGTCGCGTTCGTGGGCGGTGGCGGCGGCCCCGACTGGAGCGTCGCGCTCACGGTGGGCGGCGTCGCCGCGGCCGGTTGCGCGTGGTTCGCGCTCGGCCCGGGCGAACCGTGGCATCCGGGCTGGGGCGGCTGGAGCCCGCACTACTACGACCGCGTGAACCGCAACTTCGTGGTGAACAACGTCAACGTGAACAAGACCGTGAACGTGACGAACATCACCAATATCACCAACATCAACAAGACGTACGTGAACTTCCGCGCGCCGCATGCGATCACGGCCGTACCGGCATCTGCGTTCGTGCACGGCCAGCCGGTCGCGCACTTCTCGCAGCACGTCGATCCGCAGCAATGGCGCAACGCACACGTCACGCCGGGGACACCGGGCATTGCGCCGGTGCGCCAGAGCTTCACGGGCGGGCTGCGCAATGCGAGCTACCGTCCGCCTGCAGCGATCGCCCAGCACCCGTACGTCGCGACGCGCAATCCTGCCGTGCCGGCCGCGTATCGCGACCAGGCCGCGGCCCACCTCGCGCAGCAAGGCGGGCGTGTACCGGGTGCCGGCGTCCCTGTCGTGAAGACGAACGTGCCGGGCGACTATACGGCTCGCCCGGTCCGCGTTCCGGGCGAGCCGGGCGGCGGTGCATGGGCGATGCACAACGTTCAGCTCGTGAATCCGCACGGCCCCGTCGTGCAGCCGGGTCATGCTCCTCGCGAAGGCCAGCCGGCTGCCGTACAGGCCGGGCGGCCGGGCGCACCGATGCCGGGCATGCCGAATGTCGCGCGGCCGGCGAACGGCGAAAACCCCAACGCAGCGCGTTTCGCCAACGGCGGCATGCCGCAGGCCCCCGGCAACCCGACGCCGCACCCGGCAGCCGGGCCCGGCAACGGCGTCCCGCATCCGCCGGTCACGACCATCGGTGCGGCGGGCATCGGCAATGCGCACGCAGCCGAGGCTCCATCGCCCGCGTGGATGCAGCCGCACACACCGATGGAACGTCAACGCCCTGCTCCGCCGACCGCGCTCCACGCGGCGGGACAGAATGCGCTGCCGCCGGTGCGCAGCGCAGCGGTGCCGCATCCGGAAGGCGTGCCGACACCGCAGGGCGCGCAGCCCGGCAGCCGGAACGAAGCGCCGCGCGCCCTGCCGCAACCGCGGCTGGACAACACGGCACAGATTCCTCAGCCGCGTCCGCGCCCCGATTTCCAGACGCCGACCCAGCATGGGCAACCGCAATCGGAACGGGCGGCCCCTGCGCCGCAACCTCACCCCGAATTCGCGCAACCGGCGCCGCATCGCGAAGTCGCGCCGCCACGTGTGAACGAGTACCGTCCGCCGGCCCCCGCCGTGCATGACATGCCGCGCCCGCAACCGCAGGCGCCGCGCATGGAGCCGCGGCCACAACCCGCGCCGCGTATGGAGCCACGACCGCAACCGGCGCCACGCATGGAACCACGCCCGTCGATGCCAGCACCGCACATGGAACCGCGGCCGCAACCGGCGCCGCACGTCGAGGCGCCACACCCGAGCAACCCGCCGCCGCAAGGCGGTCACGAAGAGCGGCATCGCCAGTAA
- the fumC gene encoding class II fumarate hydratase: MNEAVRMERDTFGEIAVPADRLWGAQTERSLQNFRISTEKQSPELIHALAIVKRAAAAVNQSLGVLADDKARAIIDAADEIIAGKHPREFPLAVWQTGSGTQTNMNLNEVIANRASELMGGERGEARKVHPNDDVNRGQSSNDVFPTAMHVAAAYAIVNHLLPALRTLRTTLDAKSKAFADIVKIGRTHLQDATPLTLGQEFSGYVAQLDQSIRHVESALPHLYELALGGTAVGTGLNAHPEFAVRVADEIGRLAKLPFVTAPSKFEVMAAADALVFAHGALKTVAAGLMKIANDVRWLASGPRCGLGELSIPENEPGSSIMPGKVNPTQSEAVTMLCCQVFGNDVAVNVGGASGNFELNVFRPMIAHNVLQSVRLLADGAQSFNDHCAVGIEPNRSRIDLLLNESLMLVTALNPHIGYDKSAQIAKKAHKEGTTLKAAALALGYLTEAEFDAWVRPEQMIGSQ, translated from the coding sequence ATGAACGAAGCAGTTCGGATGGAACGCGATACGTTTGGCGAGATCGCCGTGCCGGCCGACCGGCTCTGGGGCGCGCAGACCGAGCGCTCGCTGCAGAATTTCCGGATCTCGACCGAGAAGCAGTCGCCCGAGCTGATCCACGCGCTCGCGATCGTCAAGCGCGCCGCAGCGGCCGTGAACCAGTCGCTCGGCGTGCTGGCCGACGACAAGGCGCGCGCGATCATCGACGCGGCCGACGAGATCATCGCCGGCAAGCATCCGCGTGAATTCCCGCTCGCCGTGTGGCAGACGGGCTCCGGCACGCAGACCAACATGAACCTCAACGAGGTGATCGCGAATCGCGCGAGCGAACTGATGGGCGGCGAGCGCGGCGAAGCGCGCAAGGTTCATCCGAACGACGACGTCAACCGCGGCCAGTCGTCGAACGACGTGTTCCCGACCGCGATGCACGTCGCGGCCGCGTACGCGATCGTCAACCACCTGCTGCCGGCGCTGCGTACGCTGCGCACGACACTCGACGCGAAGTCGAAGGCGTTCGCGGACATCGTGAAGATCGGCCGCACGCACCTGCAGGACGCGACGCCGCTCACGCTCGGCCAGGAGTTTTCCGGCTACGTCGCGCAGCTCGACCAGAGCATCCGTCACGTCGAATCTGCGCTGCCGCACCTGTACGAACTCGCGCTCGGCGGCACGGCGGTCGGCACGGGGCTGAACGCGCATCCGGAGTTCGCGGTGCGCGTCGCCGATGAAATCGGCCGGCTCGCGAAGCTGCCGTTCGTGACGGCGCCGAGCAAGTTCGAGGTGATGGCGGCCGCCGACGCGCTGGTGTTCGCGCACGGCGCGCTGAAGACGGTCGCAGCCGGCCTGATGAAGATCGCGAACGACGTTCGCTGGCTCGCGAGCGGGCCGCGCTGCGGGCTCGGCGAGCTGTCGATTCCCGAGAACGAGCCGGGCAGCTCGATCATGCCGGGCAAGGTGAACCCGACGCAGTCCGAAGCCGTGACGATGCTGTGCTGCCAGGTGTTCGGCAACGACGTCGCGGTCAACGTCGGCGGCGCGAGCGGCAATTTCGAGCTGAACGTGTTCCGGCCGATGATCGCGCACAACGTGCTGCAATCGGTGCGGCTGCTCGCCGATGGCGCACAGAGCTTCAACGATCACTGCGCGGTGGGCATCGAGCCGAACCGCTCGCGGATCGACCTGCTGCTGAACGAATCGCTGATGCTCGTGACGGCGCTCAATCCGCACATCGGCTACGACAAGTCGGCGCAGATCGCGAAGAAGGCGCACAAGGAAGGCACGACGCTGAAGGCGGCCGCGCTCGCGCTCGGCTACCTGACCGAGGCGGAATTCGATGCGTGGGTACGACCCGAACAGATGATCGGGTCGCAGTAA
- a CDS encoding DUF4088 family protein: protein MGQITLSLKDDTLESLRKDYDAFVRVSLKLDPQFATPSFEDFLRAKLLDNMVPLTEHAVQRMLQGGQYAWAKRTLDKEFPDVVAILMRQAGEFGFGFASRSEWTPDELAKACRDWAKAIVAEAQGDPSLIDPLASQIKGAAQDIQTLEELMQTPAWRLAESLRQRVYEAKLACEMSVGSTARDKLGELRGLLRLGLSHGSFQKQEAQQIMEYLRLLKPEIFVEEPYDVFARLAAWLRSVFTPAAARPAQGQGQGQSQRRP from the coding sequence ATGGGCCAGATCACCCTTTCCCTCAAGGACGACACGCTCGAGTCCCTGCGCAAGGACTACGACGCGTTCGTCCGCGTGTCGCTGAAACTCGACCCGCAGTTCGCGACGCCGTCGTTCGAGGATTTCCTGCGCGCCAAACTGCTCGACAACATGGTGCCGCTGACCGAGCACGCAGTGCAGCGGATGCTGCAGGGCGGTCAGTACGCGTGGGCAAAACGCACGCTCGACAAGGAATTTCCGGACGTCGTCGCGATCCTGATGCGACAGGCCGGCGAATTCGGCTTCGGCTTCGCGTCGCGCTCCGAATGGACCCCCGACGAACTCGCGAAGGCTTGCCGCGATTGGGCAAAAGCGATCGTCGCCGAAGCCCAGGGCGACCCATCGCTGATCGATCCGCTCGCTTCGCAGATCAAGGGGGCGGCGCAAGACATCCAGACGCTCGAGGAACTGATGCAGACGCCTGCGTGGCGGCTCGCGGAATCGCTGCGACAACGAGTCTACGAGGCCAAGCTCGCGTGCGAGATGAGCGTCGGCAGCACCGCGCGCGACAAGCTCGGCGAACTGCGCGGACTGCTGCGGCTCGGGCTCTCGCACGGCTCGTTCCAGAAGCAGGAAGCGCAGCAGATCATGGAGTACCTGCGGCTGCTGAAGCCGGAGATCTTCGTCGAGGAACCGTACGACGTCTTCGCCCGCCTCGCCGCGTGGCTGCGCAGCGTATTCACCCCGGCTGCCGCGCGGCCGGCGCAGGGCCAGGGACAAGGGCAAAGCCAACGGCGACCGTAA
- a CDS encoding acyl-CoA thioesterase, with translation MSQPSPVPAALDRTETVFRFLAEPSSVNFGGKVHGGALMKWIDEVAYACAAVWSSRYCVTVSVGNIRFQRPIMVGNLVELKARVVATGRTSMHIHVSVHAGDPKGGMLRQTTDCLVVFVAVDENGNPVPVPPFVPETDEQRVLAKYAADVRAALDKIVEMKPEEVAKGAV, from the coding sequence ATGTCCCAACCGTCCCCCGTACCGGCCGCCCTCGACCGCACCGAAACCGTATTCCGCTTCCTCGCCGAGCCGTCCTCCGTGAACTTCGGCGGCAAGGTGCATGGCGGCGCGCTGATGAAGTGGATCGACGAGGTCGCGTATGCGTGCGCGGCCGTCTGGTCGAGCCGCTATTGCGTGACGGTCAGCGTCGGCAACATCCGTTTCCAGCGTCCGATCATGGTCGGCAACCTGGTCGAGCTGAAGGCGCGCGTCGTTGCGACGGGCCGTACCAGCATGCACATCCATGTGTCCGTGCATGCCGGCGATCCGAAGGGCGGCATGCTGCGCCAGACGACCGATTGCCTCGTCGTGTTCGTCGCGGTCGACGAGAACGGCAACCCGGTGCCGGTGCCGCCGTTCGTGCCCGAGACCGACGAGCAGAGGGTGCTCGCGAAATATGCGGCCGACGTGCGGGCCGCGCTCGACAAGATCGTCGAGATGAAACCGGAAGAGGTCGCGAAGGGCGCGGTCTGA
- a CDS encoding RNA-binding S4 domain-containing protein → MPNLDFTLTGEYVELHNLLKITGLADSGGTAKLIVASGAVKVDGAVELRKTCKIRAGQVVLLGDTRIAVREA, encoded by the coding sequence ATGCCCAACCTGGATTTCACGCTGACCGGCGAATACGTCGAGCTGCACAACCTTCTCAAGATCACCGGCCTCGCGGACAGCGGCGGCACCGCGAAGCTGATCGTCGCGTCCGGCGCGGTGAAAGTCGACGGCGCGGTCGAGCTGCGCAAGACCTGCAAGATCCGCGCGGGCCAGGTCGTCCTGCTCGGCGACACGCGCATTGCCGTGCGCGAAGCCTAG
- a CDS encoding ArsR/SmtB family transcription factor produces MTDQDDHHFPGLSRIGSLIADPGRAAMLWVLMDGSARPAGELTMIAGLSPSAASAHLARLTEGGLLALDVRGRHRYYRIASADIAASLEALANVARAAAPHRPVPAPSRTVPAELRYARTCYDHMAGELAVRIFDGLTARGWLLADGDAIETTELGTQALAQWGIDVAQQRTRRRRFACGCLDWSERRSHLGGALGAALLESFCAHGWIERSARPRVLRVTVPGQQVFDGWLTSA; encoded by the coding sequence ATGACCGACCAAGACGACCACCACTTCCCGGGCCTGAGCCGCATCGGCTCGCTGATCGCCGACCCCGGGCGCGCCGCGATGCTGTGGGTGCTGATGGACGGCAGCGCGCGACCCGCAGGCGAACTGACAATGATCGCGGGGCTGTCGCCGTCCGCCGCAAGCGCCCACCTCGCGCGCTTGACCGAAGGCGGCCTGCTCGCGCTCGACGTGCGCGGCCGGCACCGCTACTACCGGATCGCATCGGCCGACATCGCGGCCTCGCTCGAGGCGCTCGCGAACGTCGCCCGCGCGGCCGCGCCGCATCGCCCGGTTCCGGCGCCGTCCCGCACGGTCCCGGCCGAATTGCGCTATGCGCGCACCTGCTACGACCACATGGCCGGCGAACTCGCGGTGCGCATCTTCGACGGGCTCACCGCGCGCGGCTGGCTGCTGGCCGACGGCGATGCGATCGAGACCACCGAACTCGGCACCCAGGCGCTCGCGCAATGGGGCATCGACGTCGCGCAGCAGCGCACGCGCCGGCGCCGCTTCGCGTGCGGCTGCCTCGACTGGAGCGAACGGCGCTCGCATCTCGGCGGCGCACTCGGCGCAGCGCTGCTCGAGAGCTTCTGCGCGCACGGCTGGATCGAGCGCTCCGCACGGCCGCGCGTGCTGCGCGTCACCGTGCCCGGACAGCAGGTTTTCGACGGGTGGCTTACGTCCGCTTGA
- the norM gene encoding multidrug efflux MATE transporter NorM: protein MSHSGLTRTAAAPPSLSSHAADTARLAAPLAIAQLSQMAMSVTDTVLLGSLGPDSLAAGGLGANFFFVIVTVLQGVLSSVSVSVAHARGAKADERVPHIYWTGFALSVLLAIPAIIALSLSEPILLMFHEPPLLAHHVGEYTGILRFAALGSLIGVGLMRAFLPAIGAARRLLWVSIGGVGVNGVLNYGLIHGAFGLPRLGFLGSAVATTITIWLTALALIWLLHGRQRFRHFVTAARPKLPMMGELIGIGWPVAITYGVESTLFLATGLTIGVLGATSLAAHQIALNVASVAFMVPLAIGQAANVRVGYWVGAGAPVAARHAGFVALGLGVAFMTLSGIVLIVAPHAIVGLYLNLDDPANAATVSLAASLLGIAAVFQIVDGAQTVASGALRGLKDTRIPMLAATLGYWGIGFPTGYWFAFHVGLGARGLWWGLAAGLASVAVLMAWRFHLKSASFVTSPH, encoded by the coding sequence ATGTCGCATTCCGGTCTTACGCGGACGGCCGCCGCGCCGCCGTCCCTGTCCAGTCACGCCGCCGATACCGCGCGCCTCGCCGCGCCGCTCGCGATCGCGCAGCTCTCGCAGATGGCGATGAGCGTCACCGATACCGTGCTGCTCGGCTCGCTCGGCCCCGATTCGCTCGCGGCGGGCGGGCTCGGCGCGAACTTCTTCTTCGTCATCGTGACCGTGCTGCAAGGCGTGCTGTCGTCCGTCAGCGTCAGCGTCGCGCACGCGCGCGGCGCCAAGGCCGACGAGCGCGTGCCCCACATCTACTGGACCGGTTTCGCGCTGTCCGTACTGCTCGCGATTCCGGCCATCATCGCGCTGTCGCTGTCCGAACCGATCCTGCTGATGTTCCACGAGCCGCCATTGCTCGCGCATCACGTCGGCGAATACACCGGCATCCTGCGCTTCGCCGCGCTCGGCAGCCTGATCGGCGTCGGGCTGATGCGCGCATTCCTGCCGGCGATCGGCGCGGCGCGCCGGCTGCTGTGGGTGTCGATCGGCGGCGTCGGCGTCAACGGCGTGCTGAACTACGGGCTGATCCACGGCGCGTTCGGGCTGCCGCGCCTCGGCTTCCTCGGTTCGGCGGTCGCAACGACGATCACGATCTGGCTTACCGCACTCGCACTGATCTGGCTGCTGCACGGCCGGCAACGCTTCCGTCATTTCGTCACGGCCGCGCGCCCGAAGCTGCCGATGATGGGCGAACTGATCGGCATCGGCTGGCCCGTTGCGATCACGTACGGCGTCGAATCGACGCTGTTCCTCGCGACCGGCCTGACGATCGGCGTGCTCGGCGCGACGTCGCTGGCCGCCCACCAGATCGCGCTGAACGTCGCGTCGGTGGCGTTCATGGTGCCGCTCGCGATCGGCCAGGCCGCCAACGTGCGGGTCGGTTACTGGGTCGGCGCAGGGGCGCCGGTCGCCGCGCGGCATGCGGGCTTCGTCGCACTCGGCCTCGGGGTCGCGTTCATGACGCTGTCGGGCATCGTGCTGATCGTCGCACCGCATGCGATCGTCGGCCTGTACCTGAACCTCGACGATCCGGCCAACGCGGCCACCGTGTCGCTCGCCGCGTCGCTGCTCGGCATCGCCGCGGTGTTCCAGATCGTCGACGGCGCGCAGACCGTTGCGTCGGGTGCGCTGCGCGGCCTGAAGGACACGCGCATCCCGATGCTCGCGGCGACCCTCGGCTACTGGGGCATCGGTTTTCCGACCGGCTACTGGTTCGCGTTCCACGTGGGCCTCGGTGCCCGCGGCCTCTGGTGGGGCCTCGCGGCCGGCCTCGCCAGCGTGGCCGTGCTGATGGCATGGCGCTTCCATCTGAAGAGCGCGTCGTTCGTGACGTCGCCGCACTGA